In one window of Pedosphaera parvula Ellin514 DNA:
- a CDS encoding fibronectin type III domain-containing protein: protein MPLLQRVCRTLGTLCLVVPGIAFGQASYVRQGGEYAPAGNLAADQVHPSVSINTSGGFVVWQDNISDGDGLGISVQKLDNTFSRSFAPFRVNQQSVADQENPQVSLLNNGGAAFVWQGGQQGYQHIYARFLSTSNTWVTGDIMVNATTNYFQMNPVLATLTNGNVIVAWSSLNQDGSMQGVYAQQLTPAGAKVGTEFQVNQYTSYNQRTPTVAALANGNFVIAWVSEQQRTAATTNGPAASVDIYARLYNSASSPLAGEFIVNGANNICANPSVASSSDGGFCLSWSQKDTSVFENSWDVCSRSFLTAGTGGVIRFVNTQRYGDQYAPRIAACGTDYMVIWTSLGQDGSREGVYGQFLHSDGSPAGGEFRVNSSTAGQQIQPTLAADGSKRFLAVWTSYTGIATSFDLFAQRYATSQLPLLAPAKPFATAINSSRLTITWPLLAGFNLDHWELYVDGAATPIIVTTNVWTMSGLAPNSTHTFRLAYVLTDTRHSPLSATATGTTWGSDDNADGLPDDWQAQYWGSNPANWPAPNTLLAPGGPTVLQAFQSGSNPLDPNTWFKVATISTAQGQFLIWNTQPGSVYQVMTSSGIPSQWSNFGLARFAAGTNDSVFLGRNPIGSFNFYKVSRLRY, encoded by the coding sequence ATGCCACTATTGCAGCGCGTCTGTAGAACACTTGGAACGTTGTGCTTGGTTGTGCCCGGCATTGCTTTCGGACAGGCAAGTTATGTGCGTCAAGGAGGAGAGTATGCTCCCGCTGGCAATCTGGCAGCTGATCAAGTTCATCCTTCCGTAAGCATCAATACCTCGGGTGGCTTTGTCGTCTGGCAAGACAATATTAGCGATGGGGACGGTCTCGGCATTAGCGTGCAAAAATTGGATAATACCTTCTCGCGCTCATTTGCTCCATTTCGCGTTAATCAACAAAGTGTGGCCGATCAGGAAAATCCTCAGGTCTCATTGCTGAACAATGGCGGTGCAGCATTTGTTTGGCAGGGCGGGCAACAGGGATATCAGCACATCTACGCCAGATTTCTCTCCACCTCGAACACTTGGGTAACCGGGGACATAATGGTGAACGCTACGACCAACTATTTCCAGATGAATCCCGTGTTGGCCACCCTGACCAACGGAAATGTGATCGTGGCATGGTCAAGCCTGAACCAGGATGGGAGCATGCAAGGCGTGTATGCCCAACAATTGACACCCGCCGGAGCCAAGGTTGGCACCGAGTTTCAGGTGAACCAATACACCTCCTACAATCAACGCACTCCAACCGTGGCTGCTCTTGCGAATGGGAACTTTGTCATTGCCTGGGTGTCGGAACAACAGCGTACGGCAGCAACAACCAACGGGCCAGCAGCCAGTGTAGACATTTACGCGCGTCTTTACAATTCCGCTTCGTCTCCATTGGCAGGCGAATTTATTGTAAATGGAGCAAACAATATCTGCGCTAATCCAAGCGTCGCTAGTTCATCGGACGGTGGTTTTTGCTTAAGTTGGAGTCAGAAGGACACAAGCGTCTTTGAAAATAGTTGGGATGTCTGCAGCCGAAGTTTCTTAACAGCTGGAACTGGCGGTGTGATCAGATTTGTAAACACGCAGCGTTACGGAGATCAGTATGCTCCTAGAATTGCCGCTTGTGGCACTGATTACATGGTCATCTGGACCAGTTTGGGTCAAGACGGCTCCCGTGAAGGTGTTTACGGCCAATTCCTGCATAGCGATGGGTCCCCAGCCGGGGGAGAGTTCCGAGTCAACAGTTCAACTGCCGGTCAGCAAATCCAGCCGACACTTGCTGCCGATGGCTCCAAACGTTTTCTGGCAGTCTGGACCAGTTACACTGGCATTGCTACGAGCTTCGATTTGTTTGCCCAGCGCTATGCCACTTCGCAACTGCCCTTGCTCGCGCCCGCCAAACCATTCGCCACCGCCATTAACTCAAGTCGCCTGACAATCACCTGGCCTTTACTCGCGGGATTTAACCTGGATCACTGGGAGTTATACGTCGATGGGGCTGCGACGCCCATTATTGTCACAACTAATGTGTGGACAATGAGCGGCCTGGCACCGAACAGCACACATACATTTCGTCTGGCCTACGTCCTGACCGATACTCGGCACTCACCCTTGTCTGCGACCGCCACAGGTACGACGTGGGGCTCGGACGATAACGCGGACGGTTTACCGGATGATTGGCAAGCCCAATATTGGGGTAGTAATCCAGCGAACTGGCCCGCACCAAACACGCTTTTGGCTCCCGGTGGACCAACAGTTCTACAGGCATTCCAATCGGGCAGCAATCCACTGGATCCGAATACCTGGTTCAAGGTTGCGACAATATCTACAGCCCAAGGTCAATTCCTGATCTGGAACACCCAGCCCGGCTCAGTTTACCAGGTTATGACTTCAAGTGGCATACCGTCGCAATGGTCAAACTTCGGTCTGGCTAGATTCGCGGCGGGTACGAATGATTCAGTGTTTTTGGGCAGAAATCCAATTGGTTCGTTTAATTTCTATAAAGTTAGCCGCCTGCGCTATTAA
- a CDS encoding Ig domain-containing protein, translating into MLQMIKRFYWVMVFAAVTQVASAFSLIGPYEAYQVDTIGYHLPGDIGAPKNLLSEYRWNTPTIYYAYDEAFTGFFRSNGTFAVDQAFSLLNNLKNLSSYSPELSEFSLNTSRYNYEAQALALIDLKSVALSVIVEELGLTDPERWVWTLRGRVTQPGASCPFMIYTTEMRNYDPLSNAYSPYVNGTLWSYLIIENCGVGGPPSAISLTFPVDPTAPNGTPVVSLVNGRSTSGFGLFFNGLSRDDVGGLRYLMGTNNYNVETVETNSLQFVTNRFSQLLVTTNLTTLIAQSLTNDPVSLTALFPGLIIDSFTNFFVNVITTNFTATFVNKPFVPAFTPASLVLTTNFTTNAAVRFIYKFANVVTNTYFTKGFVTITDTSVTNGGSWTPTGASLVTNVTTRTVITNIANGTFYLIPSNTCGVQIINTQLVSLVTFTNTIAGITNVAGVTNIDGQNFRRDIITYNTNFSLIVYPILCVTNSVDKREGIDHIKFVRVDLDPISGRIKNGPITNIYHLVSVNQTNPQPTIQTFIRVLNFPDWLFSGIEDPSPLGDAAVYREFPRFTPVPNFGTNAGPGILQGPVDFLFNINGPLIVNFYSTNFFLNGLPQAQGQTNFVWGSFDSSTNAPIVYPESYTITNIDNLLFFYVITTAPPDGRVGVSYSTQLDTAGGQAPFLWSLNASSAGLPDGLTLSPDGVISGTPTTEGIYDFTVDVTESGGRTTTQDLSINITP; encoded by the coding sequence ATGTTGCAAATGATCAAACGATTCTACTGGGTAATGGTCTTCGCAGCTGTGACCCAGGTGGCCTCCGCGTTTTCCTTGATCGGTCCTTACGAGGCCTATCAAGTAGACACTATTGGTTATCACCTGCCTGGAGACATTGGCGCGCCAAAAAATCTGCTGAGCGAGTATCGATGGAACACTCCGACAATTTATTATGCCTACGATGAGGCGTTCACTGGTTTCTTCAGATCAAATGGAACTTTTGCTGTGGATCAGGCTTTTAGCTTGCTTAACAACCTGAAGAATCTGTCAAGTTATAGTCCGGAACTCTCAGAGTTCTCGTTGAATACGAGCCGGTATAATTATGAGGCTCAGGCTCTTGCCTTGATCGATTTGAAATCGGTCGCGCTGTCAGTAATCGTTGAGGAGTTGGGGTTGACGGACCCCGAGCGTTGGGTATGGACTTTAAGGGGGCGTGTCACACAGCCGGGCGCTTCCTGTCCGTTCATGATTTACACCACGGAAATGCGCAATTACGATCCTCTGAGTAATGCCTACAGTCCTTATGTCAACGGAACTCTGTGGAGTTACCTCATTATTGAAAACTGCGGCGTAGGAGGACCGCCAAGCGCAATATCGCTTACATTCCCTGTCGACCCAACAGCACCCAATGGGACACCAGTTGTATCATTGGTGAATGGTAGGAGTACTAGCGGTTTCGGTTTATTCTTCAACGGTTTATCGCGGGATGACGTGGGTGGTCTTCGATATCTCATGGGGACGAACAATTATAATGTCGAAACAGTGGAGACGAATAGTCTGCAATTCGTTACAAACCGCTTCAGCCAGTTGCTCGTCACGACAAATTTAACGACACTGATTGCGCAATCACTCACTAACGACCCAGTATCACTGACTGCACTCTTTCCAGGGCTGATCATCGACAGTTTTACGAACTTTTTCGTCAACGTGATCACCACTAACTTTACAGCCACTTTCGTAAATAAACCTTTTGTCCCAGCCTTTACACCGGCCAGTCTTGTACTGACGACAAACTTCACTACGAATGCTGCAGTTCGTTTCATTTACAAGTTTGCGAATGTCGTCACAAACACCTACTTTACAAAGGGCTTTGTAACAATTACCGATACCTCCGTGACGAATGGTGGGTCTTGGACGCCAACAGGCGCCAGTCTGGTCACAAATGTCACCACGCGAACGGTTATTACCAACATAGCGAACGGCACATTTTACCTAATTCCATCCAATACGTGTGGTGTTCAAATAATAAACACCCAACTTGTCTCCCTGGTAACTTTTACGAATACAATCGCTGGAATTACTAACGTGGCAGGAGTGACGAATATAGACGGTCAGAACTTCCGACGTGACATTATTACCTATAACACAAATTTTAGTTTGATTGTCTATCCGATCTTGTGTGTTACGAACTCGGTGGATAAGCGTGAAGGTATTGACCACATCAAATTTGTTCGAGTTGATTTGGATCCAATCAGCGGAAGAATCAAGAATGGACCCATCACGAATATCTACCACCTGGTTTCAGTCAATCAAACAAATCCGCAACCGACAATTCAAACATTCATTCGGGTGCTCAATTTTCCAGATTGGTTGTTTTCAGGGATAGAGGATCCGTCACCTCTGGGTGATGCAGCTGTTTATCGAGAATTTCCACGTTTCACACCAGTGCCAAACTTTGGCACAAATGCCGGACCAGGAATCCTCCAGGGGCCTGTTGACTTTTTGTTCAATATAAACGGGCCGCTTATTGTAAACTTCTATTCTACAAATTTCTTCCTAAACGGATTGCCTCAGGCACAGGGTCAAACGAATTTTGTTTGGGGATCTTTTGATAGTTCCACGAATGCGCCCATTGTTTACCCTGAGTCATATACGATTACAAACATTGACAACCTGCTCTTTTTCTACGTGATAACCACTGCGCCTCCGGATGGTCGAGTGGGGGTATCGTACAGCACACAGCTTGATACCGCAGGCGGGCAGGCCCCATTTCTCTGGTCGCTCAATGCCTCCTCGGCGGGCTTGCCGGATGGCTTGACTCTCTCACCGGATGGAGTCATTAGTGGCACGCCTACGACGGAAGGGATTTACGATTTCACCGTTGATGTGACGGAGAGTGGGGGCCGAACAACAACTCAGGATCTATCGATAAACATTACGCCTTGA